TTTtagtctcctgactactcaaagcgcttttacaccgcaggtcccacatacacattcacacactgatggtagaggctgctgagtagtgaaaccatcagaagttactaatcccattcatacgccaccgacgaagcagcgggagtaactcagggttaaatgtcttacccaaggacgcATCAGAcgtgtagctgcaggagctggggatcaaacccccaaccttccggttgagagacgaccaactctaccaactgagccacagccgcccctatatggtatggtataacgCCTTACTGAGACTAGACCacatgtctgttgtttttgaGTAGTGGGCAATTGTTCCCAGCTCTGCTTCTACCTTATTACGATGTGGGGATCTGTATTAAGCTAAGTTAACACATACCTGGGATCCACAGTTTTGATTATCCCCTTGAAGCCGTCTCTTTTGGCTGTATGAGGCGGGACCATGTCTTTGGCCAGATAGAAGGTTATTGCATCTGTGACCTTGTTCCAATGTTGGTTTAGCTTCTCATAGGCAGTCCTTCGAGCCAACACTTGCTCAGACATTCTTGGTCTTCCAAGACTTCCTTTCTGCTGACGTGGTGGGAGTAAATTGCTGGTGTTGCCTCCTCCGGGAACAACTGTAGCTCCAGAACTTTTGCAATAAATGGTCGTTTGGTCCACGtcggatttttttttaaatctgaaaagcCTCCACAGAATAGACACAGCTCTTCTCTTCAGCACAAGTTCTTCTTGTGTGTCTTCATTTCCGTTTCTTCATTCTCCAACATGTCCATCCTTCTTCTCCACTTGAAAGCTAAATGCTACTGCTCGCACAGATCGTAATTGCGGCGATGTATCCGATCATGCCTTTCAGCGGTGCCGAAGTGAAAAGGGTCTTCTCTCAAGAGAGTAAACAACCATTTTTTCAGCCGTTATTTGTCTGTATTGTGATATATGAAATTAAAATTCATATCATCGGTAAACTGCCCAGCACCTtgtattttactgttttttacCAGGTAAATgtatcaaatgttttaaatactttaatgaCCCATATAATAAACTTATAAACCTTCATCTGTTGTCATGTTTCACTATCTCTGCTTGAATATGTGGTTTTACTTTTGATGGTTATCTTAAAATCCAGGGTGTAAGACGCATTTGTAGCTGTAGACTACGCTGAACACAACAGAAATCGTCACGCAGGACGACAGTTTGaaccttttcttctctccttcaaCATCGGACTGCGtcttatattctggattttacggtatttgtatttttctttgttttcttcataaATATCTTACGGTGTGTTTGTGGAAACTATTGCCACGGTATAAAGTGAATAAAAGTTCATAAACCATCAGACTAAAGAAGAATCCATTGCTCTAGTCGTGACGCTTCACTAATCCTTCATAAATAATAGATCATTTACTTTAACTATTCTTACTtctttgtgcctgtgtgttttatgatggtccaaataaatcaagaaaacaaaccCTTCATACTAACGTATTGATAAACTGATTAATTGAAAGTACTGATTACCTGAAGCAGCGAGCTCCTCTGCAAAGAAGGGGTCGCTGAGATCGACGTCTGGAGGAAGCTCGTCCTCACTGAGCTCATCGTCACTCTCTCCCTGagacaaaaagtaaaaatcagAATCATTAATAACTTTGTGATGTACATCATTACAGGTTTGTAGTTTACATGTGTGACCCacagactgtgaatattaatggatgaagcctgagtgacgtcacccgtctgttcctgcagggggcgctggagtcccatcgatggcggtctccatgctggaaatgctgtctcagtctaactttcagtcaacctaacgacaggctgagagctggagctgaggcgggttttaaacctcctgacaaaccgttacaccgcgcccacctgtcaatcaggtcagctacacgccttattgtgaataactcttatccttcatcaaatcaaaactgatgagtcatcaaaacattcaccccccgtacagtgtgtgtccatccagacatgagctaatcacacctatttggttttttgaaccaggctgtaaacatgttaatctctgctgtaaaaacaggctttttagaatgggtgtgtatgtgacttcctgtgcttctgcagccagcctctagtggacactccaggaacagCGTCAGCTTTACttttcaacaccagaagttactactctgtctgtcttcctctctcacctgtttcctctgacttttcttctgcttcttcttgtctttcttcttctctaaaaACTCCTCCCACGGCGTCAGGTTGTCCTTcccctccatcttcttcttcaccagCTGCTCCGTCGTCTCCCTCAGACCTGCACACGCAGAAAGCAAAACGCATTAACTCACTCGTTAaggaaataatggaatttcaaacatgcgatttgaacattttttataattcaACAGCCCTAGTCTTTATGCAAGATTTAGATATTCAAAGTGCTTGTACTACTCTTTTAATGTTAATGAGTGTTTGATCCATCCTGCCCGCTGACATTAAAGGTCCCCTCATACCTGGCACCCAGGTGATCTCCATCTCCATGTCTTTGTCctcctgcagcttcttctctttgtcctgGATTCCTTTGAGCAGCTCTCGGTACTTGGAGATCTGCTCCTCgccgctcttcttcttcttctttttcttcttctcgtcCTCTTTCTGGGGTTTCTTCTCCACCTTCAAGACCGGCTCTTCAGTCTGTTTGGCTACAAAACGAACAAAACGTCAGAAAAAGCTCAAAGTTCATCTCATAATAAAACCGCGGTAAAGCGTCTTTAACCGTCTCACCGTCTGTCGCGTTGTCGTCCTCGTTGTCTTCTTCGTTCTCCTGCTCTCCAAACTCAaaccctccttcctctctctcctcttcagattcttcttcttcgtcaCTGGAGGAGGCCAGGTAGGCGTTGAAATCCATGTCCAGAAGCTCCTCTTTGTTGAACTTTCTGTTCATGGCGGTCACTCGATCGTGGTCCGTCTCATCCCACGTCAGCTGAACCTGATGGGTTAAACACGGAAACATCAGAGTGAACGTCATGCATTTGTCAGCGAGCGGGTTTTGTTTTGaagctctgtctgtcttttatttgagCTGATGAAAATAAACCGTTATTCGCAGCCCGTTGTCTCACTTTTGACGTTGTGGTGGCTGATGAGGTGAACACTTTTGGCGTGTAAGCCGACAGATTCACGTCCGTCGCCACGTCTTTGGGCTCCTCGTCGAACTGGACGTCATCAGGAATAAACCTGTTCAAGAAAGGTTTGAGATTCAATCATACCGTTTAAAAACCCTTTCTCTTCCTGATTATTTtaactgtttgatatttaatGATGCTCCTCTTGTGTCTAAGATTGTTAAGATTTTAGATATTTTGGTACCACATCAGTAagatcagtgagctgtgtagagagtgagatgataaaggtatcttactatctgatcattaaggaaacatgttgaagtgctggcttctctgacaacaatgcagcagccagtatgtcctccttctaactttagattctgctcctgaatgctctggatttgtttggaccagagaaggtaggcgcttttaaggtgaccccccccacacggccgttttggacgcccctcggtttgccagatatgagagcagttatcaggtcaacaggtgttgcagcgatggaagcgggcaagagaagtggttcagatagaagtgattgtacccgacctaaaaagcctctgcatgtttctaataagctccacgagcagaaacgtgctcaaactaggatcaatattggagatgctttttgaaaaatggagagaggttagaacacagaaaggtttacagacccatgcagagctggataaacactgaagcttcagagtccaccacatggtgacctgagtgagcatggactctagagaggagggggggggagacagctctctacaatgtttataatttagactgcagtacccattttaaacactaggggtcagcgttacatactgctcctttaaaacgaTAAATTCTCTCTTCTAAAAACATCATCTATTTTAGAAGACAGATGTGCAGGAGAGGAATTAATCCACCATAAACTACAGGTTACCTCCTGCACACGGTCTTAACTTGCACACTGTGAAATGATTCAGAGGACTTTTATGTTTGTTGTCATGGTATCGAAACATGTACTGATAATATCTAATTTTTACTAGAATCGTATCGAGTTTAAAGTTCTGGTATCGTGACGACCCTACTcccgtctcctcctctcaccgCAGGTCGAGGACCGAGCAGCTGCTCTCGTACTCGTAGCCGTCACACTCTTCGTAGATCTTAGCCGCCGTGTCGACAGAGTCACACTCCACAACGGCGTAGTAATACTTCAGACGCTTGAACTGGTAATCCCGCATCTTCTCCCTGTAAACCCTgagaggagagacacacacacacacacaataaacacacacacacagttttctgAAGACTCCGTCTGtgtgactttttaaactttgtctttatttacttCTCCTCCTCAGTGTCGTTGTCCGAGTCGTCGGGCAGAGCTCTCAGCTCCAGCGGTCCCTGGGTCTCCTCTGACTTCACACGCTCCTTTCCAAACTCTGACGGGTATACCTGGAGAGTGGACAATACCCAGCATGCAATGCGGTTTATCTCTCTTACACACAACAATCTCCCTTCCACAAGTGGTTAAATCTAAATAATACTTCAAACATATATTTGTgcaaaactcctgatatttcctcCTCGTATTTATCCTGCAGAAAGTGAGAGTGAGCTGAtatgagaacgcagcaggatataatcaggagaattcacctggagccagtgggaggggccagtgggaggggccagtgggagggggtggtgacctttattccctgtgatcgctgcacgaccatagactgtctgcacgccacctctaccatctccgtgctctaatcaacctgctgctgcatgtttcctgttctccagtttgttcttctccactctttagttcacattgtaaattaaacataaatcGGAAAAGTTAACCCTTTCTGTTTCGTTTAAACCTGCAAAGATTTCAAAGATTTTAGGAGAAACGTCGCCGATCTCTCTGACAGCTTaagttactttttaaattaacagAGCATGTGAAgaggtttttaaattaaagtaagaACTTTAACAGTTTCTAAACTTTAGGAAGTGGGACATTTTCCACCCTGAGTTTTGCCTCTCAGGCTACAAACAGGCCCTGGATCTGGAGAGGTGTTTGCTGGAGCTTCTGgaggatatgtttttttttaatccgtGCAAACTTTGAGAATGTAGTAAAGAATCTGAAAATGTGGGCAGAAAAAGTTTGCGTGGTAATCCTAAATTTCTTCTGGCTGTGAGTCGTCGTCTTTGTGTGTTCAGAGAAGTTTTTACCTTGACCGACAGCACGGCTCCTCCTTTGGGGAGGAAGGAGTTGAACAGAGCGAGCAGGTCTTTGGCTTTCATCCGGTCCCAGTCCATGTTACAGACGGCCAGCCGGGCAgaaacctgaacacacagacacacacataaacaagactttggggtcaagcgtactctGATCTGGTCCCGGGTCCCTGTTGTGAAACCCTTAAACACAATCATCTAACTAAACATCCTTGTCTTGTGTCTGAAGTGTTAAACGAGTTGACACTTTTCCACGCTCTTCCTCACCTCGTCACTCCGCGGAGCGTCCTTACACAGCTCGCCCCAGTCGTGTTcgatctcctcttcctccttctttaGGAGGGCGTCCACCTCGTCTTCATCGTCCTCGTCTGAGCTCGTCTCAACGTTTCCCTTCCCTCTGGCCAAATCCGGCCCGCTGTCACTGTCCTCATCCGAGTCCAGCCCGGACTCCGCCTCCGAGTCTGAGCCGCTCGCCTCATCGCTCCCGTCttctgcatcatcatcatcatcatcctcctcctcactgctgtCGGCGACTCTGTCTCCCAAGTCGACGTCCTCCTTCTCTGCAgatttctcctcttcatcttcatcgtctgaagaaaataataaaaagtggTAAAGAGTCCATCGGAACTATTCCCATTtattcacattcatacactgccgaggaagcagtgggagcaactctgggttaaatgtcttgcccaaggacacatccgacatgtggctgcaggagctggggatcgaaccctcgaccttccggttgagagacgaccgactctaccaactgagccaaaaGTATTTGGTACTATTCAGCGAAGGTGGGCAGCCCGCGAGTTGTGCTCCCACCGTTTTCTGTGAATGCACCATTGTGACCTCACGAGGGAGAAAAGATGGTAAAAAGTGGCGCCGCCAGCATGGTCATTGTCACGTTGATATACAGCAAAGCTCGTTATACACAATGAATGGAGGTGAATGACAGCACGTTTGTTGTGGCTAAATGGATATATtaattatttacagttaaaaaacagaaaagagacaaacatgAATGAATTTAGAATTACATTATTGTTTATTCCTGCTTATTTTGGTTTTAGCTTTTGTTAATTGATTTGGGGGTATTTGTGCGTTATTTCTCCCTCTTTGGGGCGGAGCCGCGGTCTATCTGCAGTGTAATTTAAGTTGATTGAGGACACCTGGGGGTGAGAGCAAGAGAGGGGAAGTGGAACAGTT
This window of the Labrus mixtus chromosome 2, fLabMix1.1, whole genome shotgun sequence genome carries:
- the esf1 gene encoding ESF1 homolog, encoding MSSKKSQGADERFLRVQKDPRFWEMPERERKIKIDKRFQSMFHDKRFKVKYTVDKRGRPINHTSTEDLKRFYKVSDSEDEEDEEEDVKSKKAAEGKKKKKVKEKLVKADGEVKKKEESTERGVRVVEEDDEDEEEKSAEKEDVDLGDRVADSSEEEDDDDDDAEDGSDEASGSDSEAESGLDSDEDSDSGPDLARGKGNVETSSDEDDEDEVDALLKKEEEEIEHDWGELCKDAPRSDEVSARLAVCNMDWDRMKAKDLLALFNSFLPKGGAVLSVKVYPSEFGKERVKSEETQGPLELRALPDDSDNDTEEEKVYREKMRDYQFKRLKYYYAVVECDSVDTAAKIYEECDGYEYESSCSVLDLRFIPDDVQFDEEPKDVATDVNLSAYTPKVFTSSATTTSKVQLTWDETDHDRVTAMNRKFNKEELLDMDFNAYLASSSDEEEESEEEREEGGFEFGEQENEEDNEDDNATDAKQTEEPVLKVEKKPQKEDEKKKKKKKKSGEEQISKYRELLKGIQDKEKKLQEDKDMEMEITWVPGLRETTEQLVKKKMEGKDNLTPWEEFLEKKKDKKKQKKSQRKQGESDDELSEDELPPDVDLSDPFFAEELAASDVKKQQKKKKKKKGEEEERTAEEEEELEKQKAEMALLMEDEGDEAKHKHFNYDKIVEQQNLSQKKKKKLLKKKGEEPQQEDQFQVDVKDPRFQAMFTSHLFNLDPSHPSYKKTNATQSILTEKQRRRDEEQRRLEDGLRDQGEGADRKQVAGKKREKDRDAAAAVEVTSKKAMDPSLSLLVKSIKSKTEQFQARKKQKLV